The DNA segment TTTTCAGCTGCTGTGAAGTTAGCGAAACCGAAAGCGAATTTAGCTTGACTGTGAACCAGAATAAGGACATTGTGAACAAGATTTGCGATGAGATCTATATGGTTCGAGAAGGAGAGACCTTACACACCATTAGTGAAAAATGTGGTGATCCTTATATAGTTGAAGAAAACCCTCACATTCATGACCCTGATGATGTTTTTCCTGGCTTGGTTATCAAGATTACCCCTTTCAATAATAGGTAATTAAACTCTCAtttatttgtattttaattttccaTGAGATTTTCTTGTATAATATATGGTTTTTGCTTTTTAAAGCAAAAGGAATATGAAAgtagtatgtatatatatatatatttattcacaTTCATGTGGAAATCCACATAATGATGaaattatgtgtatttatttGCTTCcgtttcatttaattttaattacaattgaaTTTTGAATACACAACTctaatattattgagataaaactCATTGACTCATTGATATTCTGTGCATTTGTTGGTTGATTGTGGATATGGTCACAGGCCGGTTCTAGTCCGGTTCTGTGCCCCAGTTTCACGATTCGGCCCACTGCTAGTTTGAAACAGTTTTGGAATGTTCGGGTTGTGTCCTAGATATATtatcaaattataataaatttttagacTTCATTtccaaattaaataatttattttttaatgtaaaaaataaaaaatccatATATAAActcaatataaattaaaaaaaaaaaaagaaaacaagttTTTTAAATCaggacagttttttttttttttgaaacagtCGGTTTGAATTGGCGGGTTATGTGCCCAATTTAGAAGGTGAGGGTGCTTAACCGGCCTCCTAACTTCAGTTTAAGACCGATTCAAGGCCAGAATCGTTGACTCAGACCAACCCTGATCCAATTCAAGCATCTAACTGACCCTTAGCCGGGTCTAATTGATTGAATTTTGAATACATACATATCATTCTCCTGGACTGCATTGTGGCTCACTCGAGTTGATATCCATATATGGGCAGACAACTCTAATAGAAATTTAGTGTGTTTTTGGACGTATAATTAATTTTGTACATATGAAAATTCTAGCGACTTTATCACTCTCTATTAGGCTATTAACGAACCAAGTTATTTACGAGCTGCTGAAGGTTTGACTCgataaaaaattgatttagttcaaTTCATTTAAAAAAGAAGTCAagctataatttaatttttaggttCATTTAATAAACAAGCCAAATTCGAGTTTTATAGTATTTGACTCGTAAATTAACTCATTTACAAGCTAGCGATTCGACTTATAAGTGGACTCGTTAAATGGACTTTGAACttatttgttaaaaatatttatattttattatgtcataaatatttatcattttatttatgaatattctaaaaataattgaaattcaaTTCGATAACTCGACTTTACTTAacttatttaaatttcattttttaaacAAACCATTGATATTCGGCTCAAATTCAACATGAGTTGAGTTGGAGCTCAATTTAAGTTTGAAAAACTTTAATTTGAtaaactaaacttgaatttctCGAAACTCGGCTCAACTAAGTTAGTTTGCACTCTCACTTCTTACACAATCTTTTTCTTTACATTAATAAAACATAGTTTCACTAATAATTTTGTGTTTAGTTATTAATCTTTTATGTTAAAACTCTACAGAGTCTTTTCCTTTACATCAACAAAACATACTTTAACTAAAAATTTAGTGTTAAGTTATTAATCTTTTATGCTAAACCTTGATATGAGCTCAATTTCAATGGCATATATCCATTTTCTGTGAAGGGGGAGGGGGtagataattttttaaaataaatatgttgTGAATATTTATCTGTTAATTTActcattatttataatttatttatttattttaaaattactttttaattaaataaaatattatattattttaataatttttaataatattaatactatttttattttaataatcacAGCTCTCAAttacattttttttataattttaataaattaagttaCTTTTTAATCAAATTCTTAAATTActtcaaattcaaaaatttcagtttaatttattgatttgggtttattttattgggttttttaatttttattctttagacctattataaatttcataaaattacaTATACATAAAAACAAAATGCCACAAATTAGGAAAATCGATTGAttcaatcattttaattttttttttatgaaaataaccaaattaaaaactgatttttttttaaaaaaaatactaataaaattaaatgaaaccAAAATAAAAATCGAattaaaaatcaaactaaaataattCAATCACAACCTTCTTTTCTCACCCTTACTCATATATTTAACAATAGGCCATGTGAAGCTTGTCACTAGCAAGCCCAATAATCGATATAAGGTGAGTTTAGTTTAATTTGGTTTGACCGTAAAAATCTGACAATTCAAGTGGTCCATTACGCATGGACGGCTCAAATTATAAATTCCATATCATCATgcttttcttaattaattagggAATTATCAAtgtacaaaattttattttataaaaataaaataatattttaaattaattattaattatttcatattttatttttattattttcattataattaaactttttatttttaaaaatttttaataaaaataatttaataatataataaaaatataatcattaaagatataaaataatttgagtttgattaaatcatataatcaccattttctcattttaaaatattaaattttttttatattttcttagtatattaaagaaatataatatatttaaatgtaatatttaataatattaaaatattctaaaaataatattaataatatgaaaGCATAAATttaatgtacaagaaaaaaaataaatatatatattatataaaattatacgtaataattacaataataaagatatttaaaaaaaataaaaaaattaaatatttaacataaaaaaatataaatctaaaatatcaaaaaaaatttatatccttttaatatattaaaaaaatataatatattcaaaaattatcttaacttagtaataTTACTATTATTCTAAGTAATAACATTAATATTATGAAATGTATGAAGGTAgtgtaaaaggaaaaaaaaattatatgataaataCCACAGCACTAAGGCACGTGACAgttctaagaaaaatattttatatatatatatatatatatatatatatatatatatatatatatatatatatatatatatatatttctgaaGTTAATAAAAGATTTATCTAATTTTGtgccatattatttattttattaattttgataatTAATTTCAACAACTTTCGATTTCTCTATTCAATATTAAAAAAGTTTCTTAgataattttgttattttatataattcatcTTTTATTGATTTGCAGTTATTGAAAATGGCCATTattttgtattaaattaaattttttcttcaaattattttacaaaagtattatttttttttataaatagaaCACTTGACATATAATAATACAATttccataaatatattataattctaAAACCATAAAGATGCCTATCATTTTTGCCacctcatttaattaatttataatttaaattaaataaaaaatcaagttGAAATTCATTTATGAatatatttaatttcactttaaatagtaatattttaatgaaaattcataggtttccctttttttttatttttttccttcactaatacaaaattaatttttaatgaatatatTGGTATATTATTTCTAATATCTTCTTCATGACTATGTattgttaaaaataataattaaaaattaagataaaataattgaattttaaattataatataatattataaaatttcacaaattaagttattaaaataaaataggaatGTTTCATCATACACGCGCTTATCTATTTATAGCTACCCTATTCCAATTTTCTAATAAGGCTTGTTTTTCACCTCCCATTATCATTTCTTTATAGATAATGAAAATATttctatataaataatttaattatttatataaatttatattaaaataaattaaaatataatttatcagTACCCTTTCCAAATTTAACATAAATAAGTTAGGTTACAGCTAATTCACCGCCAATGTCTATATATAGAGTGGGGAACTCATGATCTCTCCCCCTCTAAAAACTTCGTTCCTCTGGCATAAATTCTCACTTCCTGCAGTTTGGCTTCAAATTCTTGGAAGCTCCCCTATCATGGGCACACTTCAAAAGCTACTCTTCTCCTCCTCCTTCTTCtctctcctcttccttctctcaGGTTTCAAGAATTTCCTTCTTttaattttcttcccttttttttatTATCTGTAACTCCGATTATGTTAAACATACTTATATATTGTTAATAATTTTTCATGATTCTTTGCTTCAAAAATTGAACTCTGGTTTCTCTCATGTGACGTATAAGAGTAGTGCATGGAGGCCACCACCATAGACACAGCCATCACTTCAATTTCAGGCCAAACAAGCTCTTTGTTTTTGGAGACTCATATGCAGATACAGGCAATACGCCGAAATCCTTAGCCAGCTCATGGAAAATCCCTTATGGAATCACCTTCCCTGGAAAACCCGCTGGACGTTTCTCCGACGGCCGTGTCTTGACTGATTATCTTGGTTAGTCCTTATTCTCTTTTGCCTTTATGAATCAACTTTTTGAGGTATATCAACTACATATGATGGGATTTGCTTTGCTTTAGTGTGCAAGTGGGGTTCATGTTGCTTCCACGCTCGCCACTTCTATTTTATAGTGAAAATTACTACCGAGTTGTTCAATTGCTTTGCCTGTAAAACGCTGCATCATTGGTGCAATTTTTTCCCCTTTTTTAGTTTATTATACACAAAAAGCTAAACGTTTTTGTTAATTAGCAATTATATACcacaatatatttaaatattaattttttttattaataaaaattaaaatatttagataCAATTTTTCgattaataaaattattggaCCAATTAGCCCTTTTTATTCAATCCTTACTTTATCATGTAACCTTCAGCTTGCACGTTTTTATTTATTAGTACCATTTACTATCCCTATAAGTTTCACTGCTTTTTTCTGGTATATTCTCTTGCCCTGTGCAACTTTACCCCTCGTTTCCATTCTTTATTTTCCTTCTTTTAGACCCATAAGAAGTTTCCTCAATTCCCGTAAATTATTTTGTAGTTTAATCTTTGTTTTGAATGATTAATTCCCCCTCCTAATCCCTATGTCATTATCTTCTAATCTCATTATGTAGTTAATCAActatattattggatttattaactctccattaattaatattttgtgtGTAATGTATGTGCATACGTGCATGCAGCCAGGTTTATTGGGGTGAAGTCTCCAATCCCATACAGATTGAGAAATTTTGCAGTCAATAACTTGAAATATGGAATGAATTTCGCATATGGAGGGACAGGAGTGTTTGATACATTGTTTCCAGGGCCAAACATGACCACCCAGATCGATTTCTTTCGGCAACTGATCAACGACAAAGTCTACAACACCACAGACCTACTGTCCTCTGTGGCCCTTGTCACTCTTTCAGGCAATGACTACTCTACTTACATAGCCAGAACTGGCTCTACTCAGGTAATTTTCATACACTTGAGCAGACCCAATTTGATAAATCTCACAGGAAATATATATCTTTTCTCGCTATTTTAGCCCCTCAATTATTTCAAAATAGTCTGTCAAACCCTTAAACAAAGTTTAGGGTCAATTAGGtttcattatttttaattagGTTATATAGATTTATaaactattgaaaaataaataattaaactcaATTTTAGATCATGCGACCCAAACGACCatctaataatattaaattagttCTTTGAGGAACATACTTTAACTCAAaataaacttaattaatttttttgataaaaaatacttaatttataaatatttaaacttaaatttatcaaagaaaaattaaaaaaaataaaaaaaacccaGATTTATCTTCACTCACCCAAATTTTCTCACCAACTAAATTGATACCCTTGACTCTTCTCTGCTTTCACGGCCATCTCCACCTTCACAACCTCATACCCTAATCTTCCTATAATTATCATTATATCTTCCACAGCCTCATTATGATATCCCTTCCTGGGCACAAGTCAATAGCTCATCAATTGTTGTGTTACAAGGCTAAGATCCGTTTGTTCAAGATTTGGAAAAATGACCTCGTCACTCTATTTCATTTAAATTGTTAGAACAAACCAACCTTAGCATCTCATTCTTCAACCATATAAGACATATCTTCTTTCAATTGTTTGTTTTTTTTTGCAGGTAGCATGAAGTTTtccgatttttctttttttaactttgctttaatttttttttattaaatttgagaTAATGGAGGAAAAGTTCGGTATTTAATTGTTGAGATGGTGAtaaaaatctgaaatttttagTGCTTGGTTGCTGATTAAGTGAAGGAAATCAATTTTTCTTGAGCTTTTTGTTCATTCACTAGCATCCATTTTCATCTATGCTTTCTTGGTAACCAATCAGAGTTtaaatctattttcttttcttatttgacCCTTTATATCACTcttttttattatcttttaatttgGGTTTGAGCTTGGTGACTGTAGGAAATGATCTGTATATGAAATTATGGGAGGAGATAGTTTTTTAGTAGAAACATTGAATGAATGGTTGGCTTCTAAACTTATTTTGGTGTTTTGTTGCcgggaaagtgaaggaaaatcttttctctttgtttcatttgctttatttttttttaattaaatttacgtttaattatttctaatattttagttattttttggGTCTTAAAAGttacttatttattaatttaatagtgTAAAATCAACATTGTTTactcatttattaatttaatgagtGTTTGGCCTTTTATAGGCTTTGCAAGGCTTCATTACAAAAGTGGTGAATAAGTATACAGTGGACCTGAAACGCATTAAAGGACTGGGAGTGAAGAAAATAGCAGTGTGTGGCTTACAACCCTTAGGGTGTCTCCCTAGCAGCACCTTTGCCTCCTCCTTCCAACGATGCAATGGAGCTGATAACAAGGGCGTCAGCTTCCACAACCTCTTGTTGAAGCAAAAAGTCGCTAAGTTGAACAAGCAGACAAAGGATTCTTCTTTtctcattcttgatctttattcaGCTTTCATGACCATTTTAAAGAACAAAGGAAAACATCCAggtaaactctttttttttttttaattatttgtaatattttGATCATTTAATTTTCTAGTCGGTCTAATTGAAATAATTTTCATTCAGTTTATGGAttatcatattattttttttctatttcttttacgttttttttttcttatttcatAACCAGTGAGTTTCCATTAAGTTTAGGTTGACTCTACAATTTTCTATTTGTCTTTGCAGGAGATTCAAAGTTTGAGAATCCATTGAAGCCATGTTGCATTGGAGTAAGCACTGAATATTCCTGTGGTAATGTAGATGAAAATGGGGCAAAGAAGTATACAGTTTGCGATAACCCTGAAGCAGCATTCTTCTGGGACCGAGTGCACCCCACACAACAGGGATGGAGATCTGTGTATCGAGCTTTGCAAGCCACTCTTaaaaaactttaattaattatatggagCACACAATAATTTGCTGTATCAACAAGTTACACAAATCACTCAATgcgctaaaaaaaaaattacaattattacacataaaaaaaataattactccTTAAATTTAAAAGTATGAGACCTACACTTTTATAAGTGAGAGTGTATATATACAAAAAGTATACAATTATTTACCTTATTACctttgaaaaaaatataaatattttgtgttttttccttttatattttaatttttcatactcTTCGGTTTCccacatatataaaaaaaaaaaatctctttaatTTTCCTTTATTTACTTCTGTCtttatctcttttaaatttttcataaaaataaaataatcaaataattttatttgtatataaaaAAATGTTAATGAAGAAGAAATAAATGCATTGGAGATAAGGATAAATAAAGATATTTTTAATAGATAAgagtaaaattgaaaaaaattaatagtttttttaatttataaaaaaataaataaagtaagacaatttctttttaaaatattACTTGAAATGGTTAGAATAATAAATTATTCTTGCATGCATTGTGTCAGTGTGTATTATTATTCTATTTTTAGCCATTtattctattatttttctttatacacctaaaaattttaaagaaaagagaaagtaatcaaaatttaaaattctaatATTGTGAGACATAAATTGGCAATGGCCTATCAATGTCACTGCATTTTATGGACTAAAATTTATGACAACATATCATTTTCAATACTGTGAATTTTTATTTGTTTCgtataaaataattgaaaatatttttcgtaaaaaatatttttgaaagaatattttttataaaaatatattttattattttgttacaatattaaattaataatatttatttatgtcatatatatatatataaataaaaatatttttatgttttaataaaattattaaaatttaaaaaataaaaaataattttttattttaaaaaaagaaaattatttttttaat comes from the Hevea brasiliensis isolate MT/VB/25A 57/8 chromosome 5, ASM3005281v1, whole genome shotgun sequence genome and includes:
- the LOC110649676 gene encoding uncharacterized protein LOC110649676; amino-acid sequence: MVGVSSSTIMAEKISCYCALLMATLLVFSCCEVSETESEFSLTVNQNKDIVNKICDEIYMVREGETLHTISEKCGDPYIVEENPHIHDPDDVFPGLVIKITPFNNSRFELAGYVPNLEGEGA
- the LOC110649673 gene encoding GDSL esterase/lipase At5g03610 — encoded protein: MISPPLKTSFLWHKFSLPAVWLQILGSSPIMGTLQKLLFSSSFFSLLFLLSVHGGHHHRHSHHFNFRPNKLFVFGDSYADTGNTPKSLASSWKIPYGITFPGKPAGRFSDGRVLTDYLARFIGVKSPIPYRLRNFAVNNLKYGMNFAYGGTGVFDTLFPGPNMTTQIDFFRQLINDKVYNTTDLLSSVALVTLSGNDYSTYIARTGSTQALQGFITKVVNKYTVDLKRIKGLGVKKIAVCGLQPLGCLPSSTFASSFQRCNGADNKGVSFHNLLLKQKVAKLNKQTKDSSFLILDLYSAFMTILKNKGKHPGDSKFENPLKPCCIGVSTEYSCGNVDENGAKKYTVCDNPEAAFFWDRVHPTQQGWRSVYRALQATLKKL